In Hippoglossus stenolepis isolate QCI-W04-F060 chromosome 5, HSTE1.2, whole genome shotgun sequence, one genomic interval encodes:
- the LOC118110147 gene encoding protein ALP1-like → MEADTEEASAPAPEEEASAPAAALLGSVLSLGVTPVFAPQMCELYRLQAAVLRRRRQRELMERERRRRQYLRRRRAFLLSSIAAALSLLSTTSRPVWVRDRGPGQNLWATAEAFDDEEWKAQFRVSRSTFDFLLELIGPAIKRRKTNYRVPIEPGRRLAITLWWLARSGEYRSIADMFGVGIATVCNIVRQVACAIVERLFHRFVSLPSGPRLDDTLQAFKDRCYPQCAGAVGGTHIPIAPPRENPDHYINRSGWHSVILQAVVDHNVCFTDVYAGWPGSSSSATVLCSSDLYLKAEDRPDGYLFPRERSLLSDGVEIPVHLIGDASFPLKPWLMKGYSEEQQLSPEQRRFSYTVSSARSVVDAAFTRLKGRWRCLLKKSDIDISMMPRIVAACCVLHNICEIRGDGFLPEWNVDMAPSGTYLRQPDTEAYAGDTYCTAEVIRDTITYNLLTILQY, encoded by the exons ATGGAGGCGGACACGGAGGAGGCCTCGGCCCCGGCCCCGGAGGAGGAGGCCTCCGCCCCGGCAGCAGCTTTGCTCGGCTCCGTGCTGAGCCTCGGTGTGACTCCGGTGTTCGCCCCGCAGATGTGTGAGCTGTACCGGCTGCAGGCGGCCGTGCTGCGGCGGCGGAGGCAGCGGGAGCTGATGGAGCGGGAGCGGCGGAGGAGGCAGTACCTGCGGAGGAGGAGAgccttcctcctgtcctccatCGCGGCGGCGCTCAgtctcctctccaccaccagcagACCCGTCTGGGTCCGGGACCGAGGCCCGGGGCAGAACCTCTGGGCCACGGCCGAGGCGTTCGACGACGAGGAGTGGAAGGCGCAGTTCCGTGTGTCCCGGTCCACCTTCGACTTCCTGCTCGAACTGATCGGTCCGGCGATTAAACGCCGCAAGACGAACTACCGGGTGCCCATCGAGCCGGGCCGCCGGCTGGCCATCACCCTGTGGTGGTTGGCCCGGTCCGGGGAGTACCGCTCCATCGCAGACATGTTCGGGGTGGGGATCGCCACCGTGTGTAACATCGTGCGTCAGGTCGCCTGCGCCATCGTGGAGCGGCTGTTCCACCGCTTCGTGTCGCTGCCCAGCGGCCCGCGGCTGGACGACACCCTCCAGGCCTTCAAGGACCGCTGCTACCCGCAGTGCGCCGGGGCCGTCGGCGGGACCCACATCCCCATCGCTCCTCCGAGGGAGAACCCCGACCACTACATCAACCGGAGCGGCTGGCACTCCGTCATCCTGCAGGCGGTGGTGGACCACAACGTCTG CTTCACGGATGTGTATGCCGGTTGGcctggaagcagcagcagcgccacCGTGCTGTGCAGTTCAGACCTGTACCTGAAAGCTGAGGACCGGCCCGACGGTTACCTGTTCCCCAGAGAG AGGTCGCTCCTGTCCGACGGCGTGGAGATCCCCGTCCATCTGATCGGAGATGCTTCATTCCCTCTGAAGCCGTGGCTGATGAAAGGTTACAgcgaggagcagcagctgtccCCTGAGCAGCGTCGTTTCTCCTACACCGTGTCCTCTGCTCGGTCTGTGGTCGATGCTGCCTTCACCCGCCTGAAAGGACGCTGGAGGTGTCTGCTGAAGAAGAGCGACATTGACATCTCCATGATGCCCAGAATCGTCGCTGCATGCTGCGTTCTGCACAACATCTGCGAAATTCGAGGAGACGGTTTCCTTCCGGAGTGGAACGTTGACATGGCTCCTTCTGGAACGTATTTAAGGCAGCCTGATACAGAAGCGTACGCAGGAGACACATACTGCACGGCCGAGGTCATCAGAGACACCATTACATACAACCTGTTGACGATACTGCAGTACTGA
- the mphosph6 gene encoding M-phase phosphoprotein 6, translating to MSIDSVKLSKNLLRMKFMQRGLDAETKKQLEEDERRIISDEHWYLDLPELKAKENLIIEEKSFVPCEDLTFGRLSFRGFNPEVEKLMTLMNPRDEGKAEEEEETSRMPTDVTDEEMALRYESLVGSMKRKFVKKRERASTDEDVNQNDVETNTKRIFLKPQD from the exons ATGTCCATTGATTCAGTGAAACTTTCTAAGAACCTCCTGCGCATGAAG TTCATGCAGAGAGGTCTGGACGCTGAGACcaagaagcagctggaggaggacgagcGGAGAATCATCAGTGATGAGCACTGGTACCTGGACCTGCCGGAGCTCAAAGCTAAAGA GAATCTGATCATCGAGGAGAAGAGTTTTGTTCCGTGTGAAGATCTGACGTTCGGTCGCCTGTCATTCCGAGGATTTAACCCTGAAGTGGAG AAGCTGATGACGTTGATGAATCCGAGAGACGAAGGCaaagctgaggaagaggaggagacgagcaGGATGCCAACAGACGTCACAGATGAAGAAATGGCTCTGAG GTACGAGAGTTTGGTCGGGAGCATGAAGAGGAAGTTTGTGAAGAAGCGTGAGCGAGCGTCGACGGACGAGGACGTCAATCAAAACGACGTAGAAACGAACACGAAGAGAATCTTTCTGAAACCTCAGGACTGA